In one window of Amblyomma americanum isolate KBUSLIRL-KWMA chromosome 9, ASM5285725v1, whole genome shotgun sequence DNA:
- the LOC144104860 gene encoding uncharacterized protein LOC144104860 — translation MTSLESEAFSSSDSMDTSEHEEFVQAIEVQGSRYFLYTAAEPTKYALLLSDGSKCFAGHVSKPDEARPAFHNALTAGGGCEFWYLLKPVDEDRARFFWMQQLAEGIKERLGEVVLRRADDAGPRLLEAAMRIVQRRDHSLTRLREELDKTRKEQARTLEQLERSVQMKEEMEAELYAKFSLVLNAKKRRIREGAAGSAAAGDAAEEQAIASTPASQPASVPDLLDQLLS, via the exons ATGACTTCGCTCGAGTCAGAAGCTTTCAGTAGCTCCGACTCGATGGATACTTCAGAGCACGAGGAGTTCGTGCAAGCAATCGAAGTGCAAGGCTCTCGCTATTTTCTCTACACCGCTGCCGAACCGACCAAGTACGCTCTCCTGCTCAGCGACGGAAGTAAGTGCTTCGCAGGGCACGTTTCGAAGCCGGACGAGGCCCGTCCCGCGTTCCACAATGCGCTCACGGCGGGCGGCGGTTGCGAGTTCTGGTATCTACTGAAGCCCGTCGATGAGGACCGGGCTCGCTTCTTTTGGATGCAGCAGCTAGCGGAAGGCATCAAGGAGAGGCTGGGCGAAGTGGTGCTGCGACGCGCCGACGACGCCGGCCCCCGACTGCTCGAGGCCGCGATGCGCATCGTGCAGAGGCGCGACCACAGCCTCACTCGCCTGCGCGAAGAGCTGGACAAGACTCGCAAGGAACAAGCGCGGACGCTGGAACAGCTGGAGAG GAGTGTGCAAATGAAGGAAGAAATGGAGGCCGAGCTGTACGCCAAGTTCAGCCTGGTGCTCAATGCAAAGAAGCGCCGCATACGTGAGGGTGCTGCAGGCAGTGCTGCAGCTGGTGACGCAGCCGAAGAGCAAGCCATTGCCAGCACACCTGCTAGCCAGCCAGCATCCGTGCCCGATCTTCTGGACCAGCTGTTAAGCTAA